A region of Marinomonas maritima DNA encodes the following proteins:
- a CDS encoding ion transporter — protein sequence MASTSLVSTDSIRQRLKMFIENIRIQRFLLALILINAIILGLETSPEVMTAVGPFLMALDKAILAVFVIELTIRLLVHRFAFFKDGWNVFDFIVVGIALVPASGPFAVLRALRVLRVLRVLTFVPSMRKIVGALIKSLNGMLSIAMVLGLVYYVAAVMVTKLFGEAFPDWFGSLGASLYTLFQVMTLESWSMGIARPVMEAFPYAWVFFIPFILIATFTMLNLFIAVIVNAVQTMHDDDNKDELDAEKATQQQLLEQMQQLQLELQALRRDMNKPQE from the coding sequence ATGGCCAGTACATCGCTTGTTTCAACAGATTCCATTCGTCAGCGTTTGAAGATGTTCATTGAAAACATTAGGATACAGCGTTTTTTATTGGCGTTGATTTTAATCAATGCCATTATTCTCGGTTTAGAAACCTCGCCTGAGGTGATGACAGCCGTTGGCCCGTTTTTAATGGCATTAGATAAGGCTATATTGGCGGTGTTTGTTATTGAGCTCACCATTCGTTTGCTTGTACACCGTTTTGCTTTTTTCAAAGATGGCTGGAATGTATTTGATTTTATTGTCGTGGGGATCGCATTAGTCCCTGCTAGTGGCCCGTTTGCTGTGTTGCGTGCGCTCAGAGTATTGCGAGTATTACGCGTACTGACTTTTGTTCCGTCGATGCGAAAAATTGTCGGGGCATTGATCAAATCCTTGAATGGTATGTTGTCCATCGCCATGGTGTTGGGGCTTGTGTATTACGTGGCCGCCGTGATGGTCACCAAATTATTTGGTGAGGCGTTTCCGGACTGGTTTGGTAGTCTAGGCGCTTCACTGTATACGCTGTTCCAAGTCATGACTCTAGAAAGCTGGTCCATGGGCATTGCACGACCCGTAATGGAAGCCTTTCCTTATGCTTGGGTGTTTTTTATTCCCTTTATCCTCATTGCTACCTTCACCATGTTAAACCTCTTCATTGCTGTCATCGTCAACGCAGTACAGACCATGCATGACGATGATAACAAAGACGAGCTAGACGCTGAAAAAGCCACACAGCAACAGCTATTGGAGCAAATGCAACAACTCCAGCTGGAGCTACAGGCGCTGCGTCGAGATATGAACAAGCCGCAAGAATAA
- a CDS encoding NYN domain-containing protein, giving the protein MRTAFFIDGYNLFYGLLANTPYKWLDLPTLLTHITTIENPKAKTAEIYYFSSPVKPELASRGTQSKEAQDSYIRALKVNHVTVTLGRHTLEPAQAPRFIDKSTRPSRQDKVDIWKLEEKETDVNLAVSMYRLLSKQQALHMEDQIQQVVLVSADTDIGPALRAIKEDFPHITIGVILPHREGINRGAPGTLKNQANWMRTVVKDVELEAHQFPDRIPTHKKPIFKPKYW; this is encoded by the coding sequence ATGAGAACGGCTTTTTTTATTGATGGATATAACCTGTTTTACGGCTTGCTCGCTAATACTCCTTATAAGTGGCTCGACCTACCCACCTTACTTACGCACATCACTACAATCGAAAACCCTAAAGCAAAAACAGCAGAAATCTACTACTTTAGCTCACCAGTAAAGCCAGAATTGGCTAGTAGAGGAACTCAATCAAAAGAAGCGCAGGACTCTTATATCCGAGCGCTAAAAGTAAATCACGTAACGGTTACACTAGGTAGACACACTCTCGAACCAGCGCAAGCTCCAAGGTTTATTGACAAATCGACTCGACCTTCCCGACAAGATAAGGTTGATATCTGGAAATTAGAAGAAAAAGAAACAGATGTTAATTTAGCGGTCAGCATGTATCGCCTCTTATCTAAGCAACAAGCTCTACATATGGAAGATCAAATTCAACAAGTTGTGTTGGTTTCTGCAGATACTGATATTGGCCCTGCTCTTCGAGCAATCAAAGAAGACTTTCCTCATATAACGATTGGGGTCATTCTTCCGCATAGAGAAGGCATCAATCGTGGTGCACCAGGAACATTAAAGAATCAAGCAAACTGGATGCGGACCGTTGTTAAAGATGTCGAGCTTGAAGCTCATCAGTTTCCAGACAGAATACCAACTCATAAAAAACCGATTTTTAAACCTAAGTACTGGTAG
- a CDS encoding response regulator receiver domain — protein MSDTATTYQDLIKEAFIDPIRTVTVIDDEYPTLQELLQNSGNTPDTDNPNIARLINITKMCHENHKWSLDVFNGKSPKIDDDNYIPEHLHHSDLLILDYHLDGNQDDGKRARKIINKLDFNNHFNIVLVHTKGVADDNIKQVFEEILGDFYTVNGDIFSSLSEKKELIEEWLYENSDSYKWLDKENVYSIKEVVEFVSNGSLKKYKKPEHIFNSFSDEISAINESLPPVSNIGFSIGDLILFRLREVIAHCEMSIGAIRNDLVWKWEDNNLNYISTGKVFISVVHKSSDDPEEELYTALCDSLNHFNASPMHLLMAKIRHEIDERGLEQAQSILLNRSAQAGWLYSLLSNSKDTLAHDKAIDLHWEQLGRSSKSSLREFSIRLASVLLSEDKKVVIERFFKECIENVDLSCGHLNAFTCSMPVIGKHLNTGTVFSVNDEFWVCLTPACDLVPGQKSAPWKSRIGTHYLAFKAVKLNNAKLPRANEDANTNEFVYLNCELFSEPKAFAFTGGGSPIWDTFYASNQGLFTEEKKIGLAQVRENEGNLSIKKVEAQVVAELRYEYALNLLQRFGANQTRVGLDFIQKDNLW, from the coding sequence ATGAGTGATACGGCAACAACTTATCAAGACCTAATCAAAGAAGCATTTATTGACCCTATCAGAACCGTAACAGTAATTGACGATGAATATCCGACATTACAAGAGCTGCTACAGAATTCAGGCAATACTCCTGACACGGATAACCCAAATATAGCTCGTTTGATAAATATTACAAAGATGTGTCATGAAAATCACAAATGGAGTTTAGACGTCTTTAATGGTAAGTCTCCAAAAATAGATGATGACAACTATATTCCTGAACATTTGCATCACAGCGATCTATTGATACTGGACTACCATTTAGATGGTAATCAAGATGATGGGAAAAGAGCTAGAAAGATCATTAATAAACTAGACTTTAACAATCACTTTAATATTGTTCTTGTTCATACCAAAGGTGTTGCTGACGATAATATCAAGCAGGTTTTCGAGGAAATACTTGGGGATTTTTATACGGTTAATGGTGATATTTTCTCGTCTTTGTCTGAGAAGAAAGAGCTTATAGAAGAATGGCTCTACGAAAATTCTGATAGCTACAAATGGTTAGATAAAGAAAATGTTTATTCAATAAAAGAGGTTGTTGAGTTTGTTTCTAATGGGAGTCTAAAGAAGTATAAAAAACCCGAACATATTTTTAATTCGTTTTCCGATGAAATTTCTGCGATAAATGAAAGTCTACCTCCTGTAAGTAATATAGGATTTTCAATAGGCGATCTAATTCTATTTCGGCTTAGAGAAGTAATAGCTCATTGTGAAATGAGCATCGGAGCGATAAGAAATGATCTAGTCTGGAAGTGGGAAGACAACAACTTGAACTATATTTCCACAGGAAAAGTTTTTATTTCTGTTGTGCATAAATCTTCAGATGACCCAGAAGAAGAACTTTATACAGCTCTATGTGACTCTTTAAATCATTTTAATGCGTCCCCTATGCATCTACTGATGGCGAAGATACGCCATGAAATAGATGAAAGAGGTTTGGAGCAAGCCCAAAGTATTCTCTTAAATCGCTCTGCCCAAGCGGGATGGCTATATAGTCTGCTATCAAATAGTAAAGATACTCTTGCTCACGATAAGGCAATTGATCTTCACTGGGAGCAATTGGGAAGATCTTCTAAGAGCTCACTTCGAGAATTTTCAATCCGCCTCGCTTCAGTTCTTTTATCTGAAGACAAAAAAGTTGTTATCGAACGTTTCTTTAAAGAGTGTATTGAAAATGTAGACCTTTCCTGTGGGCATCTCAATGCCTTCACCTGTTCCATGCCCGTGATCGGTAAACACCTCAATACAGGTACAGTTTTTTCTGTAAATGATGAATTTTGGGTCTGCCTAACTCCTGCATGTGATTTAGTGCCAGGACAAAAATCAGCTCCGTGGAAAAGTAGAATTGGTACCCATTATTTAGCTTTTAAAGCCGTTAAACTAAACAATGCGAAGCTTCCTAGAGCAAACGAAGATGCAAATACAAATGAATTTGTTTATTTAAACTGCGAACTCTTCTCTGAACCCAAAGCTTTTGCTTTTACTGGAGGAGGAAGTCCAATTTGGGATACGTTTTATGCATCTAATCAAGGGCTTTTTACAGAAGAAAAAAAGATTGGTTTGGCACAGGTTAGAGAAAATGAAGGTAATCTAAGTATTAAGAAAGTTGAAGCCCAAGTAGTTGCAGAGCTTCGTTATGAGTATGCCCTTAATCTTCTACAGAGGTTTGGAGCAAATCAAACGAGAGTTGGTTTGGACTTTATTCAGAAAGATAACCTTTGGTAG
- a CDS encoding ATP-binding protein: protein MTAPVTFQTRARTIDHLGREQIADCPTAISELWKNAYDAYAQHVELHLFDGDVKVAAIFDDGHGMNRQEFESKWLTVGTESKTNGFEIPEKDRNGLSPRPKQGQKGIGRLSSAALGPLLLLVSKRKNEDFVAALIDWRLFENPFLYLHDIRIPITGFSKASDLIEELPALFDQMMGNIWGDADDPARNQRLAEAWKAFSEQEEKDGKDELTKKLIEHTLIKEVFSEEQLNKWSVFNGESEHGTAMLIAEIMYDLEVQLSTIPLLEADESEKLTRERFFQTLSNFTDPFSKGSEPIANDFGCLVRCWRKGLPFDLIGEGREFDLKNLEDLEHILEGHVDEEGYFHGRVKVFGEWIENYTVKPRTAYKVRKDSLFGAFDLRAGTFEQLIGSTSLSDQQHASFMAQADKYAGFRVYRDGLRVMPYGRVDSDYFSIEERRSKNAGRYFWSSRRMFGRVSISRENNPNLKDKAGREGIIENRAAKLFREIVENILQDSADKYFGRKSDNRKVTIENIKEQKALEKAEEDRKKIQSKERTRIRSSIKKNLNQLISHVDKLSELKNTFESRLSLNSIDEIQELKSEVDNFNETTQAFSLSPVPANLGRLEDDYRGYRKHELAAKELVKELTFVVNKALAESKQKSDYEKASEVYRSKLASLNNSITRYAAQGKAMLAKQQQEFDELVKHCREQYKLAVEEDLEDLRLEKGSLSLALEKLDDMQAKVEIENAQKLSPYVTALERISEEIDLENLAVHSMNQTEKYREEIARLHSLAQLGITVEIIGHELEGFDQTIAYGLKHLSSDALTERQISLLESTSHAHQALTERLRFLSPLKLSGRKTIERIKGSKITEYIQSYFGDHFEKAGITFEVSDSFDSIVIQEVPARIYPVFMNLINNSLYWCQRGDTDNRKIALDVKDGDVYISDTGQGVDQDDYDQLFTLFFTRKQRGGRGVGLYLSKQNLQAGGHKIRYETRSEKKLLSGANFVIEFKGLTHE from the coding sequence ATGACTGCCCCAGTTACTTTTCAAACACGAGCAAGAACCATAGATCACCTAGGCCGAGAGCAGATAGCAGACTGTCCGACCGCTATATCTGAACTTTGGAAAAATGCCTATGATGCTTATGCTCAACATGTTGAGCTGCATTTATTTGATGGTGATGTCAAAGTGGCTGCTATTTTTGACGACGGCCACGGTATGAACCGCCAAGAGTTCGAAAGTAAATGGCTAACCGTTGGCACAGAATCCAAAACTAATGGGTTTGAAATTCCTGAAAAAGATCGTAATGGATTATCTCCTAGACCTAAACAAGGACAAAAAGGCATTGGCCGCCTTTCATCAGCGGCATTAGGCCCTCTTCTGTTACTCGTTTCGAAGCGTAAAAATGAAGACTTCGTTGCCGCTTTGATTGACTGGCGATTGTTTGAAAACCCCTTTCTTTACCTTCACGATATTCGTATTCCAATTACTGGTTTTTCTAAGGCTTCTGACCTTATAGAAGAACTGCCTGCATTATTTGATCAGATGATGGGTAATATCTGGGGGGATGCGGATGATCCAGCACGTAACCAGCGGTTAGCAGAGGCTTGGAAAGCCTTTTCTGAGCAAGAAGAAAAAGATGGAAAAGATGAGCTAACGAAAAAGCTAATAGAGCACACGCTTATCAAAGAAGTCTTTTCAGAGGAACAGCTAAATAAATGGTCTGTTTTCAACGGTGAATCCGAGCACGGCACAGCGATGCTGATCGCAGAGATTATGTATGACCTTGAAGTACAGCTTTCGACCATTCCTCTTTTAGAAGCGGATGAATCTGAAAAGTTAACTAGAGAACGTTTTTTCCAGACCTTATCAAATTTTACCGACCCTTTTTCCAAAGGCTCGGAGCCTATTGCAAACGACTTTGGTTGTTTAGTGCGCTGTTGGCGTAAAGGTCTCCCATTTGACTTAATCGGTGAAGGTAGAGAGTTTGACCTGAAAAATCTCGAAGACCTTGAACATATATTAGAAGGTCATGTGGATGAAGAGGGCTACTTTCATGGTCGAGTAAAAGTGTTTGGTGAATGGATTGAAAACTACACTGTGAAGCCTAGAACAGCTTATAAAGTTCGGAAAGATTCTCTATTTGGAGCTTTTGACTTAAGGGCTGGAACCTTTGAGCAGCTAATCGGCAGTACTTCCTTATCCGATCAACAACACGCCTCATTTATGGCTCAGGCGGATAAATACGCGGGCTTTAGAGTATATCGTGATGGCTTACGGGTAATGCCCTATGGCCGTGTTGATAGTGATTATTTCTCGATAGAGGAACGTCGGTCTAAAAATGCTGGCCGTTATTTTTGGTCAAGCCGGAGAATGTTTGGCAGAGTATCTATATCAAGAGAAAACAACCCCAATTTAAAAGATAAAGCTGGTCGTGAGGGGATTATAGAAAACCGTGCAGCCAAGCTTTTTAGGGAAATCGTTGAAAATATATTACAAGACTCAGCAGACAAATATTTCGGAAGAAAGTCTGATAATAGAAAAGTCACAATTGAAAATATAAAAGAGCAAAAAGCATTAGAGAAAGCGGAAGAAGATCGTAAAAAGATCCAGTCCAAAGAGCGAACTAGAATTCGCTCCTCTATTAAGAAGAATCTTAATCAGCTAATTTCACACGTCGATAAACTATCGGAGTTGAAAAATACCTTTGAAAGCCGCCTATCGCTCAATTCCATCGATGAAATTCAAGAACTTAAGTCAGAGGTGGATAACTTCAATGAAACAACGCAAGCGTTTTCATTAAGCCCAGTACCTGCCAATTTAGGTCGTTTAGAAGACGATTACCGTGGCTATCGCAAGCATGAGCTTGCAGCGAAAGAGCTAGTCAAAGAGCTTACTTTTGTCGTTAACAAAGCGCTTGCTGAATCCAAACAAAAATCCGATTACGAAAAAGCCTCCGAGGTATACCGCAGCAAACTAGCCAGTCTAAATAACAGCATTACACGCTATGCGGCACAAGGTAAAGCTATGCTAGCCAAGCAACAGCAAGAGTTTGATGAATTAGTGAAGCATTGCCGAGAGCAATACAAACTTGCTGTAGAGGAGGATCTAGAAGATCTAAGGCTTGAAAAAGGCTCATTAAGTCTTGCGCTAGAAAAGCTGGATGACATGCAAGCTAAAGTCGAAATTGAGAACGCCCAGAAACTTTCTCCCTACGTGACGGCTCTAGAACGAATTAGTGAAGAGATAGATCTAGAAAATCTGGCAGTTCATAGCATGAATCAGACAGAAAAATATCGTGAAGAGATTGCGAGGCTGCATTCGCTGGCGCAGCTTGGCATTACCGTTGAAATCATCGGCCACGAGCTAGAAGGATTCGATCAAACCATAGCATACGGCTTAAAACATCTAAGCTCGGATGCTTTGACGGAAAGACAAATTTCTCTGCTGGAAAGTACTTCTCATGCGCATCAGGCGTTGACAGAAAGACTGCGTTTTCTGTCGCCGCTTAAACTTTCGGGTAGGAAAACAATAGAGAGAATTAAAGGCTCCAAGATTACTGAATATATTCAATCGTATTTTGGCGATCATTTTGAGAAAGCAGGGATTACCTTTGAAGTCTCTGATTCTTTTGACTCGATAGTGATTCAAGAAGTGCCTGCACGCATCTATCCTGTTTTTATGAACTTGATTAACAACTCTCTTTACTGGTGTCAGCGTGGTGATACTGATAACAGAAAAATTGCTTTAGATGTTAAAGATGGTGACGTCTACATATCAGATACAGGGCAAGGTGTGGATCAAGACGATTATGATCAGCTTTTTACTCTTTTCTTTACTCGCAAGCAGCGAGGTGGGCGAGGAGTAGGGCTGTATCTATCTAAGCAAAACCTACAAGCTGGCGGCCATAAAATCCGTTATGAAACACGCTCCGAGAAAAAATTATTATCAGGTGCTAACTTTGTCATTGAGTTTAAGGGACTAACGCATGAGTGA